The uncultured Carboxylicivirga sp. genomic interval GTTAATTTTAAAGATGAATTTTTTGCCGATTAAGCATAAAAAAACTCCGCATTTGCGGAGTTTTTTTAGTTAAGTATTTTCAGAATTAAATTCCTAAGTCTTTTACGATAGCAGCAATAATTTCATCTGCTTTTTCATTAGCTGAATAAAATTCATCTTTACTGTTCATAGGAACCTGAACTTCAAAATAGAATTTGATTTTAGGCTCAGTTCCAGAAGGACGCACTGAAACTTTGTATCCTTTTTCAGTAAAGAATTGAAGTACATCTGAAGTGCCTGGCAAATCAATTGCCTCATCTTTTCCTTCCAATACGTATTGAGCATTCAGTTTCGAGTAATCTTTAATGATGCTTACTTTATCTCCGCCTAAAGTAACTGGAGGTGTAGTTCTGAAATCTTTCATAATTTGTTTGATTTCATCGGCACCACTTTTTCCTTCGCGAACAATGTAAATCATTTTCTCTTTCGAGAATCCGTATTCCATATAAATGTCCTGAAGTACTTCGTATAACGATTTACCATTGTCTTTTGCCCATGCTGCAATTTCGGCAGTAATTGTAATGGCTGCAACAGCATCTTTGTCTCTTACGTAATCACCAGGTAAAAATCCGTATGATTCTTCACCACCACAGATGTATTTTTTCTTACCTTCTAAATCGCGAATTACTTTAGCAATCCATTTAAAACCGGTGTAAACATCAAAGTACTCAACTTCGCTTTTAACAGCTATTTCTTTAATTAACTCAGAAGTAACAATTGTTTTAACGATGAATTCTTTACCTGTTAAGCGGCCTTGTTCTTTCCACTTTTTAAGGATGTACCATGTTAATAAGGTTGCTGTTTGGTTACCATTAACCAAAACAAATTCTCCTTTTTCGTTACGTACTGCAATACCCAGGCGATCACTATCAGGGTCTGATGCCATTACAATATCAGCATCAGTTTCGTTTGCTTTGTTAATAGCCATTTCCAATGCTGCTGGTTCTTCCGGGTTTGGAGAAACAACGGTTGGAAAATCGCCACTCACAACATCTTGTTCAGGTACGTTTATTACATTCTCAAATCCACAACGTTTTAATGCTTCAGGTATCATTTTTACACCTGTTCCGTGGATAGGAGAGTAAACAATTTTAAGATCTTTGTTACGGTTAATTACTTCCTGATCTAAAACCAACGATTGAACCTGGTCAAGGAAGCGGTTATCCATATCTTCACCTAGAATCTCAATCAACTCTTTATTTCCATCGAATTTAATGGTTTCAACTGAAGTGATTTTGTTCACTTCGTCGATTACATTAGTGTCATGCGGTGCTGTTAACTGAGCTCCATCGTTCCAATATGCTTTGTAACCATTATATGCTTTAGGGTTGTGAGAAGCTGTGATAATAACACCACTTTGACAACCTAACTGACGAATAGCATAAGAAATTTCAGGAGTAGGACGTAAGTCTTCAAACAAGTATGCTTTAATACCATTAGCACTAAATATATCAGCTACTACTTCAGCAAAAAGGCGGCTGTTATTACGACAATCATGTCCAATAACAACACTTTTCTCATTTAAGTCAGCAAATTCTTTATTAATATAATTTGCTAATCCTTGAGTAGCTGCACCAACAGTATAACGATTCATACGGTTTGATCCGGGGCCCATAATACCACGTAAACCACCTGTTCCGAATTCTAGATCTTTATAAAAAGAATCAATAAGAGCGGTTTTATCTTCTTCTTCCATCATTTTTTTGATGGCGCTTTTTGTCTCTTCATCATAAGCTCCGTCCAACCAGGATTGTGCTTTTTCTACTACTGAGTTTAATACGTCTTTTTGCATCTTTCTTAAAATACAGTGTGTTAGATTACTGACTAATTTGAGATAAACATTCCTTTAAACTGTCTTTCCAGTATGGAATATCTACCTTATAGATAGTTTTGATTTTGGTTTTATTCAATACACTATAATGAGGCCTAGGAGCAGCAGTAGGATAATCCTTGCTTTCGATAGGTTTTACATTACAGGTAATATTTGCTATTTCGTGTATTGCTTTAGTAAAATCGTACCACGAACAAACACCTTCGTTACTATAATGATAAACGCCACGCTGAAAAGGGATTTCAAAAGTAATGTCTTTTTTTATAATATGAAGAATGATTTTAGCTAAATCTGCAGCATAGGTAGGTGTTCCCACCTGATCGAAGATCACATTTAGCTCATCTCTTTCGGCTCCCAGTTTTAGCATGGTTTTTACAAAGTTGTTACCATGTGTGGAATATAACCATGAAGTACGGATTATAATCGATTCAGGATTAGCATTGTTAAGCGCTATTTCACCTTGAAGTTTTGTCTTTCCATACACTGAGTTAGGCGAAGTTGGCTCATCCTCATTATAAGGTTTGAAATGAGTTCCGTCAAAAACATAATCAGTGGATACATGAACAACTTTAGCTCCAATAGAGGCAGATACTTCTCCAATTGTTTTTAAAGCCAAGTGATTAATTTTATCCGCTAATTCCTGATCACTCTCAGCTTTGTCTACAGCAGTGTAAGCAGTACAATTAATAATATAATCGTATGAATCAGCCTTGATTTGATTGATTAAAGCATCATTATCAGTTACGTCAAGTGTATCAAGTGTAGTGAAGGTGAATTCAGCTTCTGTTATTTGAGTATATAAACTCTTAATTTCATTTCCTAATTGTCCTTCTGAACCTATAACAAGAATTTTCTTCATGATTATACAAAGTTGTGTTCTGCTTCTTTCAGTACTGGCAAAATTTGATCTTTCTGAGAGATAATTCTTTTGTCATGAGGAATTTGCCAATCAATATTTAAATCAGGGTCGTTATGAGCTAATCCTCTTTCAGCCCCACGATTATAATAATTATCACATTTATACATGAAAATAGCAGTTTCGCTTAAAACAGAAAAGCCATGGGCAAATCCCTGTGGAATGAAGAATTGAGTTTTATTTTCTGCAGTTAATTCTATTGAATAATATTGACCGTAAGTTGGAGATTTTTTTCTAAGGTCAACTGCTACATCCAAAACTTTTCCTTCAAGTACCTGCACTAGTTTTGATTGAGCAAAAGGGGCTAACTGATAATGTAGTCCGCGAACTGTACCGTAACTAGATTTTGAAATGTTATCTTGAACAAAATGGGGGAGAACCTCATTTTCGAAATATCTACTTTCGTTATATGATTCATAAAAGAATCCACGATCATCATTAAATACCTGAGGTTGAATAATAATTAAACCAGGTATATGCGTTTTTTTTATTTCCATTTACTTGTTGATTGAAATGCAAAAATAACAATGTATCCTTAAATTAAATAATACGATTGCTATTTAGCCAATCTGATTAAATACTGACCGTATTCATTTTTCTTTAACGGTTCAGCTAATTTTAATAATTGTTCGCGATTGATATATCCTTTTAAATAGGCAATTTCTTCCAAACAAGCTACTTTTAATCCTTGTCTGTTTTCAATTGTAGAGATGAAATTGCTAGCTTGTAATAAGCTGTCGTGAGTTCCGGTGTCAAGCCATGCTGTTCCTCTACCTAATTTGGTTAATTGTAATCTTTTTTCGTTTAGATACAACATATTTAAATCAGTGATTTCCAGTTCTCCTCGTTTGGAAGGTTTCAGCCCTTTTGCTTTTTCGACTACGTCGTTGGGATAAAAGTATAAACCGGTAACGGCATAATCTGATTTTGGATTCTCAGGTTTTTCTTCAATGGAAGTTACTATTCCTGTGCTATCGAATTCAGCTACGCCATATCTCTCAGGATCGGTTACATAATAGCCAAAAACAACAGCAGCATCTTCAACTTTGTTTACTTTAGATAATGTCTCACTAAAGCCATAGCTATAGAAAATGTTGTCACCTAATATCATTGCTACATCGCTGTCTCCAATAAATTCTTCGCCGATTATAAATGCCTGAGCAAGACCATCAGGTGATGGTTGTTCGGCATAACTTAATTGTATGCCTAAATCAGAACCATCGCCAAATAAGTTTTTATATAAAGGTAGATCGTGAGGTGTACTGATAATAAGTATTTCCTGTATGTCAGCCAACATTAAAACAGATAATGGGTAATAAATCATCGGCTTATCATAAACAGGTATTATTTGTTTTGATATGCTTTTTGTTGCTGGATATAAGCGTGTTCCAGAGCCTCCTGCTAATACAATTCCTTTTCTTTTTGCCATCGGATTTAGTTTGGTGATTTACTTTCTTGTCCAGCCGTTTTTAAGTAAGCTGTCGAAATGTTCTATCGTTTTAGTTAGTCCTTCTTTGAGTTGTACTTTTGGTTCCCAATTATTAAGCTCTTTTTTAGCAAGCGAGATATCCGGTTGACGTTGAGTTGGGTCATCAGCAGGTAATGGTTGATATGTCAACTTCGATTTAGAGTTTGTTAATTCAAGAACCAGGCTGGCAAGTTCAATCATTGTAAATTCATGAGGATTACCTAGATTAACCGGTCCAATGAAGTCTTTACCAGATCCCATCATTCGAGTCATGCCTTCAACCAAATCGTCAACGTATTGAAAGCTTCTGGTTTGTTTACCATCTCCAAATATTGTAATATCTTCACCTAATAGAGCCTGAACAATAAAATTGGATACTACTCGTCCATCTTCAGGATTCATTTTGGGGCCATAGGTATTAAAAATGCGGATGATTTTAATATCAACATTATTTTGTTCATGGTAATTCATAAAAAGGCTTTCAGCACATCTTTTTCCTTCATCGTAACAAGAGCGAATGCCTATAGGATTAACATTGCCCCAATAAGATTCTGGTTGTGGATGAATTAACGGATCACCATAAACTTCACTTGTTGATGCTTGTAGAATTCTGGCTTTAATACGTTTGGCTAAACCAAGCATATTAATTGCGCCCATTACAGATGTTTTAATTGTTTTGATGGAATTATACTGGTAGTGAACTGGTGAAGCAGGACAAGCCAAGTTGTAAATTTCATCAACTTCAATAAAATATGGATGTGTAACATCATGACGAATTAATTCGAAGTATGGATTGTCAAGCAGATGGACAATGTTTTCTTTGGCACCTGTAAAGTAGTTATCCATACAAATTACTTCATTGCCTTCATCTAGTAGCCTTTCACATAAGTGAGAACCAATAAATCCGGCTCCACCTGTAATTAAAACTCTTTTTTTCATTAAGATGATATTAAAATGCTTCCGTTTTGCTTAAATCTTTAATGCAATATTAGAAAAATTAAATAAAAAAGTCTGGATTTACTTATCCAGACTTTCTGTTTTATAGATGTAAATAAATATTATCTTCCTATGCCATAGTAGGCAAATCCATTTTCTTTCATTTCTGCAGGATCGTAAATATTACGTCCATCAAAAATAACCTTCTCATTCATTAATTTTTCCATCACTTTAAAGTTAGGAATTCTGAATTCAGGCCATTCTGTAATTAGGATAAGAGCATCAGCATCTATTAAAGCATCGTATTGATCTTTTCCATATTCGATTGAATCACCCAATATTTTTTGAGCTTCTTCTTCAGCAACAGGATCGTATGCTTTTACTTTTGCACCTGCTTCAATTAATGCATTAGCTATCACTACCGATGGAGCTTCTCGCATATCATCAGTTTGCGGCTTGAATGATAATCCCCACATAGCAAATGTTTTTCCTTTGATATCACCAAAATGACTCAAAATTTTCTTAACAAGCACTTTCTTTTGATCATTATTAACATCCTCAACCGATTCTAATAACCTTAGGCGATAATTGTATTGTTGAGCTGTTTTTATAATCGCTTTCACATCTTTAGGGAAGCATGAACCACCGTATCCTGCACCAGCATAAATAAATTTGTTACCGATTCTGGAGTCGGAACCAATACCTCGACGCACATTAGAAACATCTGCTCCAACAATTTCGCATAGATTAGCGATGTCGTTCATAAAACTGATTTTAGTAGCTAACATGGCATTGGCAGCGTATTTCGTCATTTCTGCAGATGGGATATCCATAAACAAAATTGGATGTCCGTTGAGAGTGAATGGCTTGTATAGCTTTTGCATAATTTTCTCAGCTTTTTCCGATTCAATTCCAACAACAATACGGTCGGGCTTAAGGAAATCTTCAATTGCATTACCTTCTTTCAAAAATTCAGGGTTTGATGCAACGTCGAATTCTACCTGAACTCCTCTTTTCTCAATTTCGTCTTGAACAGCGGCTTTTACTTTTTTGGCGGTGCCAATAGGTACAGTACTTTTTGTTACTACCACAATATGATTAGTGATGTGTTTCCCAATTTCGCGAGCTACAGCTAACACATGGCTAAGATCTGCACTCCCGTCTTCACCCGGAGGGGTACCAACAGCAATAAAAACAGCTTCGGCTTGCTGAAGACTTTCTTTAATATCAGTAGTAAAATGTAAACGTTCTTTATCAACATTTGATAAAACCATTCTATCTAAGCCTGGTTCGTATATTGGAATTATACCTTGCTTGAGATTCTCGATTTTTTTCTCGTCTATATCAACACAAGTAACATTGATTCCAGTATCAGAAAAACATGTTCCTGTAACTAAACCAACATAACCGGTTCCTATAATTGAAATTTTCATGATTATTTAATGTTCTATTATCTGCTCAGATTGAGTTTGTATACTTTTGCTCAAATGTAGAAAATATTATGCGATTAGAATAATGATATTTCTTATATGATTCTTGAATTTGTATAGAAGGATTGAAAATGAGTAAGTATTGATACTGTGTAATAGCTAAATTTTCTAATTCGTAATGATATTTGTTGGAAAATTGAACTTGACTTGAAATCATTTATGGCTTATTTTAATAGTTTGCTGCAAATAATTGGGGGATAATGTTCATAACTAAGAAAAAAGTTACTACTTTTGCAGCGATTTTTACAATATAATGTCTAACTACTAGTTATTTAACATTTTAGAAAAATGGCAGAAGAAAAAGAAAACGTTCAGGAACCTGTTGAAAACACTCCTGAAGTTAAAGAAACTCCTGTAGCTAATGTTCCTTCAGATGATTTTGATTGGGATAGCTATGAAGCTGGAGATGTAGTTGGTGCTGGTGCATCAAAAGAAGAATTGGCAAAAATGTATGACGAAACTCTTTCAACAATTTCTGAAAAAGAAGTTATCGAAGGAGAAGTTATCGCATTAACAAAACGTGAAGTTGTTATCAACATCGGTTTTAAATCAGACGGTATAGTTAGCCGTAACGAATTTCGTTATAACCCTGAATTAAAAGTTGGCGATAAAGTAGAAGTTTACGTTGAAAGTCAAGAAGACAAAAAAGGACAATTAGTTCTTTCACACAAGAAAGCAAGAGCATTACGTTCTTGGGATCGCGTAAACGAAGCTTTAGATAACGATGAAGTTATCAAAGGTTACATCAAATGTCGTACTAAAGGTGGTATGATTGTAGACGTATTTGGAATCGAGGCTTTCTTGCCAGGATCTCAAATTGATGTTAAGCCTATTCGTGATTACGATATGTATGTAGGTAAAACTATGGAATTTAAAGTGGTTAAAATTAACCCAGAATTCAAAAACGTAGTTGTATCTCACAAAGCACTTATTGAAGCTGAACTTGAGCAACAGAAAAAAGATATTATTTCTAAGCTTGAAAAAGGTCAGGTTCTTGAAGGAACCGTTAAAAACATCACTTCTTACGGTGTATTTATCGACCTTGGTGGCGTAGACGGATTGATTCACATTACTGACCTTTCTTGGGGTCGTGTGACTCACCCAGAAGAAATTGTTCAATTGGATCAGAAATTGAACGTTGTAATTCTTGACTTCGATGATGAGAAGAAACGAATTGCATTAGGTTTAAAACAATTAACTGCTCACCCTTGGGATTCATTGGATGCCGAGCTTAAAGTAGGTGATGTTGTTAAAGGAAAAGTGGTTGTTATGGCTGACTATGGTGCATTTGTTGAGATTGCTCCAGGTGTAGAAGGTTTGATCCACGTTTCAGAAATGTCATGGTCTCAGCACTTACGCAGCGCTCAAGATTTCTTGAAAGTTGGCGACGATGTAGAAGCTATGGTACTAACATTAGATCGCGACGAGCGTAAGATGTCTCTTGGTATTAAGCAATTGAAAGCTGATCCATGGGAAAAAATCGAAGAGAAATATGCAGTTGGAACTAAGCACAAAGCAAACGTTCGTAACTTCACTAACTTCGGTGTATTCGTAGAAATTGAAGAAGGAATTGACGGATTAATCCACATTTCTGACTTATCATGGACTAAGAAAATTAAACACCCAGCAGAATTTACTGCAATAGGTGAAGAAATTGACGTTGTAGTTCTTGAAATCGACAAAGAAAATCGTCGTTTGAGCTTAGGACATAAACAACTTGAAGAAAATCCATGGGATGTATTCGAATCAATCTTTACTGTAGATTCAGTTCATGAAGGTACTATCGTTGATATTTTCGACAAAGGTGCTGTAATTGCTCTTCAGTATGGTGTTGAAGGATTCGCTACTCCACGTCACCTTGTAAAAGAAGACGGAGCTCAGGCTAAAGTTGATGAAAAACTTGAATTTAAAGTGATTGAATTCAACAAAGCTGCTAAACGTATTATTCTTTCTCACTCTCGGATTTTCGAAGACGTTCAGAAAGATGAAGAAGTAGCAGTTAAAAAAGCTCAAACTAAAGCTACTAAAAAAGGTGTGAAGAAGTTGAATGATAACTTAGAAAAAACTACTTTAGGAGATATTTCTGAATTGGCTGCATTGAAAGA includes:
- a CDS encoding UDP-glucuronic acid decarboxylase family protein — encoded protein: MKKRVLITGGAGFIGSHLCERLLDEGNEVICMDNYFTGAKENIVHLLDNPYFELIRHDVTHPYFIEVDEIYNLACPASPVHYQYNSIKTIKTSVMGAINMLGLAKRIKARILQASTSEVYGDPLIHPQPESYWGNVNPIGIRSCYDEGKRCAESLFMNYHEQNNVDIKIIRIFNTYGPKMNPEDGRVVSNFIVQALLGEDITIFGDGKQTRSFQYVDDLVEGMTRMMGSGKDFIGPVNLGNPHEFTMIELASLVLELTNSKSKLTYQPLPADDPTQRQPDISLAKKELNNWEPKVQLKEGLTKTIEHFDSLLKNGWTRK
- the rfbD gene encoding dTDP-4-dehydrorhamnose reductase, with amino-acid sequence MKKILVIGSEGQLGNEIKSLYTQITEAEFTFTTLDTLDVTDNDALINQIKADSYDYIINCTAYTAVDKAESDQELADKINHLALKTIGEVSASIGAKVVHVSTDYVFDGTHFKPYNEDEPTSPNSVYGKTKLQGEIALNNANPESIIIRTSWLYSTHGNNFVKTMLKLGAERDELNVIFDQVGTPTYAADLAKIILHIIKKDITFEIPFQRGVYHYSNEGVCSWYDFTKAIHEIANITCNVKPIESKDYPTAAPRPHYSVLNKTKIKTIYKVDIPYWKDSLKECLSQISQ
- the rpsA gene encoding 30S ribosomal protein S1 is translated as MAEEKENVQEPVENTPEVKETPVANVPSDDFDWDSYEAGDVVGAGASKEELAKMYDETLSTISEKEVIEGEVIALTKREVVINIGFKSDGIVSRNEFRYNPELKVGDKVEVYVESQEDKKGQLVLSHKKARALRSWDRVNEALDNDEVIKGYIKCRTKGGMIVDVFGIEAFLPGSQIDVKPIRDYDMYVGKTMEFKVVKINPEFKNVVVSHKALIEAELEQQKKDIISKLEKGQVLEGTVKNITSYGVFIDLGGVDGLIHITDLSWGRVTHPEEIVQLDQKLNVVILDFDDEKKRIALGLKQLTAHPWDSLDAELKVGDVVKGKVVVMADYGAFVEIAPGVEGLIHVSEMSWSQHLRSAQDFLKVGDDVEAMVLTLDRDERKMSLGIKQLKADPWEKIEEKYAVGTKHKANVRNFTNFGVFVEIEEGIDGLIHISDLSWTKKIKHPAEFTAIGEEIDVVVLEIDKENRRLSLGHKQLEENPWDVFESIFTVDSVHEGTIVDIFDKGAVIALQYGVEGFATPRHLVKEDGAQAKVDEKLEFKVIEFNKAAKRIILSHSRIFEDVQKDEEVAVKKAQTKATKKGVKKLNDNLEKTTLGDISELAALKDQLEADEKSSKE
- the rfbA gene encoding glucose-1-phosphate thymidylyltransferase RfbA, whose product is MAKRKGIVLAGGSGTRLYPATKSISKQIIPVYDKPMIYYPLSVLMLADIQEILIISTPHDLPLYKNLFGDGSDLGIQLSYAEQPSPDGLAQAFIIGEEFIGDSDVAMILGDNIFYSYGFSETLSKVNKVEDAAVVFGYYVTDPERYGVAEFDSTGIVTSIEEKPENPKSDYAVTGLYFYPNDVVEKAKGLKPSKRGELEITDLNMLYLNEKRLQLTKLGRGTAWLDTGTHDSLLQASNFISTIENRQGLKVACLEEIAYLKGYINREQLLKLAEPLKKNEYGQYLIRLAK
- a CDS encoding phospho-sugar mutase, which gives rise to MQKDVLNSVVEKAQSWLDGAYDEETKSAIKKMMEEEDKTALIDSFYKDLEFGTGGLRGIMGPGSNRMNRYTVGAATQGLANYINKEFADLNEKSVVIGHDCRNNSRLFAEVVADIFSANGIKAYLFEDLRPTPEISYAIRQLGCQSGVIITASHNPKAYNGYKAYWNDGAQLTAPHDTNVIDEVNKITSVETIKFDGNKELIEILGEDMDNRFLDQVQSLVLDQEVINRNKDLKIVYSPIHGTGVKMIPEALKRCGFENVINVPEQDVVSGDFPTVVSPNPEEPAALEMAINKANETDADIVMASDPDSDRLGIAVRNEKGEFVLVNGNQTATLLTWYILKKWKEQGRLTGKEFIVKTIVTSELIKEIAVKSEVEYFDVYTGFKWIAKVIRDLEGKKKYICGGEESYGFLPGDYVRDKDAVAAITITAEIAAWAKDNGKSLYEVLQDIYMEYGFSKEKMIYIVREGKSGADEIKQIMKDFRTTPPVTLGGDKVSIIKDYSKLNAQYVLEGKDEAIDLPGTSDVLQFFTEKGYKVSVRPSGTEPKIKFYFEVQVPMNSKDEFYSANEKADEIIAAIVKDLGI
- the rfbC gene encoding dTDP-4-dehydrorhamnose 3,5-epimerase, with the translated sequence MEIKKTHIPGLIIIQPQVFNDDRGFFYESYNESRYFENEVLPHFVQDNISKSSYGTVRGLHYQLAPFAQSKLVQVLEGKVLDVAVDLRKKSPTYGQYYSIELTAENKTQFFIPQGFAHGFSVLSETAIFMYKCDNYYNRGAERGLAHNDPDLNIDWQIPHDKRIISQKDQILPVLKEAEHNFV
- a CDS encoding UDP-glucose/GDP-mannose dehydrogenase family protein, whose protein sequence is MKISIIGTGYVGLVTGTCFSDTGINVTCVDIDEKKIENLKQGIIPIYEPGLDRMVLSNVDKERLHFTTDIKESLQQAEAVFIAVGTPPGEDGSADLSHVLAVAREIGKHITNHIVVVTKSTVPIGTAKKVKAAVQDEIEKRGVQVEFDVASNPEFLKEGNAIEDFLKPDRIVVGIESEKAEKIMQKLYKPFTLNGHPILFMDIPSAEMTKYAANAMLATKISFMNDIANLCEIVGADVSNVRRGIGSDSRIGNKFIYAGAGYGGSCFPKDVKAIIKTAQQYNYRLRLLESVEDVNNDQKKVLVKKILSHFGDIKGKTFAMWGLSFKPQTDDMREAPSVVIANALIEAGAKVKAYDPVAEEEAQKILGDSIEYGKDQYDALIDADALILITEWPEFRIPNFKVMEKLMNEKVIFDGRNIYDPAEMKENGFAYYGIGR